In the genome of Lactuca sativa cultivar Salinas chromosome 3, Lsat_Salinas_v11, whole genome shotgun sequence, the window AGAAACGATTACATTGTTTCatccatgatatatatatatatatatatatatatatatatatatatatacatatatatatatatatatatatatatatatatatatatattattaaaataaataaataattattaggttttaaaaaataaaagaaaaacagaaaataaatactccaagggtattatagtcatttcaatatACGAAGGGACCAAAAACGCAACGAAACTAGTTCTAAAAAAGTTGAGATTTGGATCAAAACctgtaaaaaatatatatcacAGAGACCCtttttgcagtttttttttttattttttttttgttaattttctctctctctctctctctctctctctctctctctctcttttgttttgtttttttttttttaattattatgtttcTTAGTAGTTGTTTGCTGGTCTTGAAAATTACCATTTTCCATATTAAGAAGATGGACTTATTATGCATGTTCATTTCTTATTACCTATATTTAAGTGTAAAATTGGCCACTTTGTAATGAACTCATTATCAAGCCTACAGAGATTGATGTTTGATTGTTTGGTGCTTTAACATCATAAACCATTGCGTTTACCCAAGGTACAAaggttgatgtttgtatatgattGGTGCTTTAAGCCTTTAACATCACCAAACTAGTAGGTTTCTCCACTAGAAATGGTACAAAGGTTGATGTTGATGTTTGTACATGATTGATGCTTTAAAATCGTCAAACCATTGGGTTTTTCCACTCAGATATGGTAAGAAATGGTTGCACTATCTCTTATAATAAGCTGGATAACATTCTAAATAGTTGGATGTGGTAGCCATCTTTTTTCAATCGTGTTTTTTCCTAGCATTCATGGATATGTGTTGTGGGTTCATTGGCTTAGATATTTATACACAGGAGATTTATGTGTGTTGGGTGAAATCTTATCATCCTTGATTTGTGAAAAGCTTGAGGATTGGATTTTCAGAGAGTTTAGATAATGAAGTTATTTTGGAGGATGTGGTTTCTGAAAAAGTCAACGTATTGTTGCCAACATTCTAAATGTCCATATGAGATGCACGTTCAACATATAGTTTATTCATTGTTATCCAATAGCAAACAAATGATACACCAACCTATGAAAAACCATGTAATTTGAGACATTATACGTCTTACAACTCAAACCATATGTTCATAATCATAAAATTAAGTGACTCTCGCGAGTACTTAAATGATTGAACATAAAATAGTTTTGTAAGAAATAAAAAATACTCGCAAGTCGCAAGACATTAATTAGGGAGCTTAATATTTGAAAATGTGATATCGCTAATTCGCAAGAATGATTGCACGTGATTCATGGGTGTTTTTTGTTAAATACATTAAATTGGGCTTTTGTGTATAATGGGTCTCCCATGAtagattttttttagttaataactcattttttttttcttatggattcaaaagtCAACATTGTactatgtttatttttttaaaaaacaaatacaACTGAAACTGTTCGCCACATAAATTAGAAAAAAGAAATACGTCATATTAATCTATTATCCGATAagctaaaactataaaaaaaaaaaaaaaaaaaaattaaatacagGGTACTTCCGGTATGTATTCTCTTAACTTGTGATACTCATTGGCAATCCCTCTAATTCCCATCCCCATACATTCGATTGGAAATCAAAATCCCATATATTCAAATTCGATTCCAATTGATCGCAAGATGATGCATAATCATTCCCCAATTCCAGTTCGTTCGAGAATCCTTGGTCATTCTCCAATTCCTTTACGTTCGAGTATCCTTGGAGTAAAATCATGAGTCTCTGAGACATTTCCTCTGTTTCAATCTATATCCACAATCAAATCAACTATTTTAGAAACAACGATGATAAAAGCAGATCAAGTAGAAGAAATCAGGGTTTATGGTAACGGGATTCACCTTTTTGTGGCGGATATGGAAGGTAGAATGGCCGGAGCTCGAAAAATTTGCGAGGGCTACCTCACTGCTATACTGATCAAGTAACCGGACAACGTCATAAAAATCCGATTGAGTAGTCAATCCTGTTATCAAAACAACATCAAGATCTGGACTCATTTCGTGGATCTGAATATCAATTGATTTGTATTTGTTGCTATTCGTGCTCTCGTGTGATCTCTTCTTTGTACTCGACAACTGTTCCTTCCTGATCTGGCTCATCTCCAAGCTGGATTTCAAGCTTTGAATGTACTCAATCGTTCGATCCACTCGATCCGACACTTGGTCACCTCCCTGAATCCAAAAAAGAAGAAGTTATAATCGGTTTCAGATTAACGAACAAAACGAATTGATGAGATATGAAGACGTGAATAAGAAGCAGAAGCAATTCAAGTGATTAAAACCTTGGAGATGAGATGGGGAGGGATGAGAGAGAAGAGACGGGAATAGAGAAACTTCATTTGGTTCCTTCTGATCTTTTCTGTTACTTTCCTTTCTGGTTTCTTCATGTTGCCCCTTTCCATGGTAAAATCTCATACAAAGTTGCgaataacaaataatattttgaagtttGAACTAAGTTATATATATAATACCATAAATGgaggggtgtgtgtgtgtgtgttttcattACCATGTAGGTTTGAAAAGGGAAAGCCAGCAGAAAAAGGAGGCATCTGGCATGTCGTTGTCAAggggaagaagatgaaggaaCGATGTAATTACAAGTGACGTCGCCTTTCTTTCGTCATCACTCATCATGTTCATATGTCATGAGTCATgtgtttgcttttctttttcaaagTGGAAGATGGAATCAGATTTCAACCCCAAAAATGGCCGAAAGAATAATCTCACTCAAATATTCAAGCACCTTTTTGACAGACTTATATATACAAACATTAATGGCTAAAAGAATAATTTAATTTCGCTCAAATATTCTAGCATCTTTGTGAAAAACTTATATATAAACATTTGGTGATTCTAATTATTCTATTCTCACCCGTTTGTATCTAATTCTCACTTTTATTCTATAAATAAGTACTTTTTAATATAagccttttattttttttttatcaatagcCAAAAAATGATTATTTCCATAAAATGTCCATTAGTATTTATTTTGGTTTAGTTTATGGAAAAAGGGTTATTAATAGCCACAAAAGGgttatatcataaaataataattcTTGCTCAAATATTCAAGCACTTTTtgacatatttatatataaacatttggTGATTCTGCTCTCATCTGTTTGTATTTGAttctataaataaatattttattaataatatattatgagtGATGATAAGATCCTTGAGAGCCTCCACAATATAAGTATTATAGGAGTTGAATGAGATGATGATTATGATTGAATATAGGTTGAATGGAGTATGGATGATGAAATATAATAAAGTTGAATGATTACTGAATGATTTAATAGaaagaataaatgattaaataTGTGTTTAATTGATGATATGTCGATCCCTTGAACTTGAATTCAATGGATTATAAATACCCTAATTATGTGTAACTATATGAATACTCGTACGTTGCGCTAGGAATGACAATGGGGCGGGTTCGGGACGGGACATGGTTTTCCAAATCCGTCCCGATATCtttcgggtatcttatcgggGCGCCCTGTTGGGTTCGGGTTTTTCTGTCAGGTTTCGGGTATCTTATTGGATTTACAACAATTCATAAcgaaatttttattttgttttagggTACCCCGATGTCTTATAAAAAATACGTGTTCTAGCCtcccttttaaattaaaaatatgatgaatcactttaataaaattaactcgacattatattaaaaattatttgatttaatttTAGTGTAATACGTCAAAACATAACAAATGATCATTCACACCAGATTGTTAATAACTAAAATAGATTGTCCACAGTAAATATTTTATCCTTGAATGTGTgcaattaacatatatatatatatatatatatatatatatatatatatatatatatatacacgggaCGGGTCGGGTCGGGTCGGGGTGAGGATAACACACTCCCTGCCCCGAACCCGATAAGAAACTCGACAACGACCCGTTACCCGACCCGAAATAATCAGGTTTCGAGTTTCCCTGTCGAGTTGGGGTTTTTTTTTTTGCGATTCCTACGTTGCGCATGATTAAAACTTtgttaattaaaaatttaaaattatgacaaaaatattaaacataataaaataatatatatatatatatatatatatatatatatatatatatatatatatatatatatatatatatatatatataaaattaaaaataactgTACCATTGTTATTATAGAGATAATGGTTTTTTATACTAATTTGTTATAACATATTttaattatcttaaatatatgataaaataGATACATACTAAAACCAGATCCTCTGATTAATCACTACACGTTAAGTTAtagatgaaaataaaaataaatttatttttttggtttataGCAATATTGAACTATTAATAGCTAATCAATTTAGATGAATATTTTTGTGATCATATCAATTCAATGAAATTTATTTGTAGGTTGCCTGTAAATTTTGACATCTTGATTTAGTTTTGATATGTAACATTATATTTaaacttttattatttttatatacttAAGATACTaccttttttcaaaaaaatatttttgatgatttttttaatttgatatttaaatttaagttttctATTTAAGATTAACCAATGTAATCATTATATTAATACATAAACTAGAAAAGATTCTCCGGCGTTGCCGGGGTCGGAAGGTATTTTTTTGTAAAGTAAAGTAGCATGTTGAATTGCATTGAGATAATCTAGTAAACGAAGATAAACAATGTCATCTAATTACATAAATAAAGAAATCTAAATCATTACTTCTTGCAATAAATGAGGAAAATAAAGAAATTGTCTCACAAATTGAACTTTATTGTCATGTATGGCAGCGGCTGGAAAACCAATCCATAAAATATAGACCGTTGTTGTTTGTCCGTTAATGTgagggtaatttggtcttttaaGGTAGTAGGGACTGAATTTGTGACGACGggtaaaccatatggaccatttatgtaattttggcgGCGATGGTGGTGGCAGCTGGTGGGTGGCTTTATGGTAATAAAAAAAAGTCGGATTAGGAGTAAAAGAGTGATTTCTGTTTCCATCGTTGTCCTCAATGTGTTAAATTTGGTAAACCACGGGGACCAATCGTGTAATtttgtctaataataataataataataataataatgaggaccatttctgccaaaagactaaatactaataatatgtaataaaatgggagagttatgaaaaattcaaaccaaAGTGAAAGAGTTGTTTGTGAACAAAAACATAAAGGTGAAGGGTCAATGTTGTAAGTAGTTTTTTAAAAGCAACATAAGTTAgaggaccaaaa includes:
- the LOC111891843 gene encoding uncharacterized protein LOC111891843; translation: MERGNMKKPERKVTEKIRRNQMKFLYSRLFSLIPPHLISKGGDQVSDRVDRTIEYIQSLKSSLEMSQIRKEQLSSTKKRSHESTNSNKYKSIDIQIHEMSPDLDVVLITGLTTQSDFYDVVRLLDQYSSEVALANFSSSGHSTFHIRHKKIETEEMSQRLMILLQGYSNVKELENDQGFSNELELGNDYASSCDQLESNLNIWDFDFQSNVWGWELEGLPMSITS